Below is a genomic region from Eupeodes corollae chromosome 1, idEupCoro1.1, whole genome shotgun sequence.
tctACATTCACTACAGtttatacaataattttaataagtacATTTTGCACAATTTATGTTCAAGACATAATCAATCAAGCTATCAATGGTGATTTCGATATTAACAATGTTGGCAAACTGTATTCGAATTTAAACATTGTTGCCGGTATACTTTCGTTTATAGTTCATATCTTCTATGTTCAGCGACATATTGATTTCATAAATGATAGCAGACCTCATTTAGCTAATATTATAGACTTTTTGGACGATAATGATGGACGAATAGAGAGAGGTGTTCTCAAAGTGGcggtaaaagtttttctatttccCATCGTGCTGGAGATAGTTTTGATTCTACGATCTATGCATTTCTATCCGGATAGAAATTTACTGTGGACAATTTATACACTAATTCCGTATGTACTTCGAACGGTACCAGCGACAAGTGTCTACGGCATGACACTTTTATGTGCGGGTTTTATAGAAGTCATGAATTTGCGTGTCAAGCTAATTGTTGACGAAGTCAACCGAATGAGTACGCACAAAGAATGGCTTTGTAAGACTTCGTTCCATCGCATGCAACGTTATTGTGATCTTAGCGATAAAATAGATAAGCTTAATTATGTTTATAATGTTATTATCGATGTTAGTAATGAACTTTTGGATTTCTCATCGCTGCCCTGGCTTTGTTCGATGATGTGTAATGTGGTTGGTATAATGTCGGGAGCCTTTACGCAATACATGAGCATTGCGGATGCAGTCATCAGTGGCAAGGAGTATGACTATTATAATGTTATGACGGATTCGGCGTTTATGCTGATTTCGCTAATGGAAATTCACACACAATCAGGATCATGTGCAACAACAATTGAACAAGTAAGCTTTAAATGGCggtttttttcttagattttcaaaatactttctatttttgtttgtttgagatTCGTCAAACGGGAATCATTCTAGGTCAGGCTGATACAACAAAAGCAGATGTAAGAATAAGGCAagcttttgaatttttcaatttgagcaTACTTCAGAgagacttcaaaattaaaccGTTGGGATTGATTTATGTCGATTGGTCGCTGCTTCATGGGGTAAGTTGAGCTTCGAAATCATAAGTAAATGAATTCAaactattttgaatgttttctttttcgattTTAGGTATTTGCAACAGTGACTAGTTTTTTACTGATACTGATTCAGGCAGATTTGTCGAGAAGATTCCTACAGTAGGTTAAAGTTGCATAAAAACACCAATCACTGAAAAGTCAGCACACTAATAAAATGTCACCTGCCTtgctttggttttgttttataaaattcggTATTTAGAATGAAAGAATTgttgttaagaaataaaatgcacaccTCGATCACAAGAACTTGCTTTAATtggctataaaagaaatgaaataaataattttgaagcctgCTTTTTATcggaatttattttatgaacttaACTGAGTAGCTACAGAAGCTTTTAGATCAAAAGGCTAAAAACGAATGAATAAATGGAACTGTTGTATATAAATTAACTTCAATCTATGAACCTATTTGGGAATATCGTAAATCAAATGCCCTTACGATTTTTTCACATCTTTGAATGTTGGATTTTATCGAAAATAAGCCATGGAATTTAAAGCTATCGACGGTAAGTTTCTAGGAGACACAGCTTTCATTTCAATATGCAAAATTTAACCTCACATAAACACAGTGAAAAAGTATGAGCGTTTTCAAATttgcaattgaaaatttagaatgaaacaacaacaacttgtgtgtgctaccaccaagttcataggctggagttatagctatttcacggggaccaacccgatcatcagactcctttagtggtgcttaatcgctttatgttcaatttaatttttgaagaacttttgcccgagctgggcttgaacaagcgatctagcgtgtgaggagctagtgcactacgcactacgccaccgcacccacatttaatttgataaatttggTTTGATAATTTATAGATCCCATTGTGTCCTCTTTAAGAATTACCTAATGAGGTATTTTATTGAATACTCTAAAAGTgagtaatttattaaattactgGTAGTGGATTCTGTTGTAAGATGTGACTGATTTTCATAcaataaataacacaaatttCTCTCGAGTAAACTTGACTCAATTGCGCTGATTTCTCgacaaatgtcttttttttaggttcacTAGAGTACGGAGATTCTTGCTGTAAACTCATTCTttgaggttaggttaggtaaggtaaaGTGGCTGCGGGttcatgaatctagagaattgcTTCCTACTAGtcaaaccattttgagctttttataaagcgaaggagaAATTGGATaacctttttagctagttcactttTCCACCAAAACTTAAGTActgcccttcacgctacctcgactcaacagtcaaatcctatcattgtcttccagtgcaaaatatttgggagttatactcgaccctaaactaaactggaaactaaatattgaagtacgggttaaaaaggcctgtgttgccttctacgcctgcagcaaaactttcggcaaaaagtggggacttcagtcgaagatgattttatagaCGTATACAGCCGTAATACGTCCAATCTTagcatatggttcgattgtgtggtggcctgctcttataatattaataagctaaagaaagttcagagaacagcttgcgtgggcaccacaggggccatacgtacttgcccaacggacgcattaaacgttattttggatcttctaccaatcgacctttttattaaatacattgttttctgcagcgctattaggctgaaggaatcaaacagctggttgtcaaaaccttatggacacagcaacacaacgaaattgattccctcagatattatctcggtagacattGACTACtacactcctactttgagccttagtaagggttttaaggttattttccccatccagagaagattgggaagatgacatcgtgtcgataggtttcgacacaaccatctttactgacggctcaaagatggagtgcggagttggttctgggatcttttctgagtttcttaatgtagctaaatcctttaggcttcctgactttgctagcgttttgcTTTGCCATGTTTACACTCGACAGCAACTCGCAAAATACGAAATGTGTTAGTATTTCGCAAATTTTTCTCGGATAGTTGTAAAAACATGTGTCCACTTGCGAGCGACTTTGAAAAAGATCGAATGTCGAGAGTAATTAGTCAACTCTCCGCTAGCTACTCTCCAGACTATTTCCACTTGGGAGATCGCTCTCGAGAGCAGCTTGAGAGCGACTCGCGGCACGTTTACTTTCATATGGACACCCACCATTCGTGTGGACCTACCAGCAAGGCAACATCCCAACGACAGGTGGTGACCAGTTGGTTTCAGCAAAATAATGTGCAGGTACTGCAATGGCCTTCTCAATCTCAGCTAATCTAAATCCTTTCGAGAATCTTTGGAAAGATTTGAAGAATAGGGcctcgacaaaaaaaaacactaatcaACAGGCGTTATGGAAAGAGATACAGGAAGCATGTTTTTCTACACCTATGAAAACATACCGAAAACTATTCGATTCTATGCCAAGAAGATAAGATGCGGTACTAAAAAAAGGACATCCTACAAAATACTAACACTTTAGAGGTGATTTATATACTAAAACTTGTGAAGaatagcatttaaattaatattttttaaatgtttaggtGAATTGTGTTCCACGCTCTTATTTTTTTGGCCAGGATgaaaatcaacttaaaaacttattgAGCAGGGTTTTCTTATTGAAGGTTATTttattgtgaacaaaaattataatcagGGAGAAGAAGTATTTCGGAAAAATATgtgtattattaacttcccataggaagttattgtaatgggtccgatttgtcaaattgaaaattttgacatttctcgacgtttcaaggtccctagagtcgaaataaaagatttttagaaagctgtctgtgcgtgcgtgtttacgtacgtttgtacgtccgtacgttcacgacgtttttttcgtcgtccatagctcaagaaccagagaaaatatcgattttaaataaattttgttatacagataataaggcagaaagatgcagaaagggctctcaagaaaattgcgtgggtggtttttttaccatagcagtttgaaaaaggtgaaaatgttggttaaacctaaatatcttacgaaccaaaaacgctagacttgaattaaattttatataatatattgtaacgtgatatcaaagaaatatattttttgaaaaaaatccatccgTATACCTACGTTGGGGTCGTTTTCgacccaagttttttttttattttcagatattttaaaaactaataattattttaagctATCTCTCCATGACTTTGTTGCTTgtacagttttaagtcgaaatCTAACcgccaaatttatttaaatctaagatggtattgcttttttttgaatttgggtctttttttatatta
It encodes:
- the LOC129940127 gene encoding putative gustatory receptor 94a; the protein is MDVVFAAIKVIITTIVSFGLGAYAYNAKTDRIQKSTFTTVYTIILISTFCTIYVQDIINQAINGDFDINNVGKLYSNLNIVAGILSFIVHIFYVQRHIDFINDSRPHLANIIDFLDDNDGRIERGVLKVAVKVFLFPIVLEIVLILRSMHFYPDRNLLWTIYTLIPYVLRTVPATSVYGMTLLCAGFIEVMNLRVKLIVDEVNRMSTHKEWLCKTSFHRMQRYCDLSDKIDKLNYVYNVIIDVSNELLDFSSLPWLCSMMCNVVGIMSGAFTQYMSIADAVISGKEYDYYNVMTDSAFMLISLMEIHTQSGSCATTIEQIRQTGIILGQADTTKADVRIRQAFEFFNLSILQRDFKIKPLGLIYVDWSLLHGVFATVTSFLLILIQADLSRRFLQ